Part of the Tamandua tetradactyla isolate mTamTet1 chromosome 11, mTamTet1.pri, whole genome shotgun sequence genome, GGAGAGTGTGAGGTGGGGGAAGGAAATAGCGAAGGCCCCAGACTTAATGCTTAGAGAGCATGGCTTAGTGCTTGAAAGTCTGGGCCCTGGAGCTGGACTGCTTGGTAGTAAATCCTGGGCAAGTGTATTGCTAGTTTTAAGGCCTTGGACAATTCCCTTCGCCCCTCTGTGCATTGATGGTTCCTGTTTTAAAGGTTATTGCAGGATAAATGGGTTCAATCTAGGTTAATAGTAGAGcagtacctggcatatagtaaactCTATTTAAAGGTTTGCTATTATTCATACCATCTATATACCAGCATGTACTGTTAACCCTGATGCCCCCTGGTCCTCTGCTCTGTCTGTCCACTCTCAACCCCAGGGCTTTCTGAAACCAGAGCTGCTGGGCAATGAATTTACCCACCTTGAGTTCCCCCGCAGAGTGCAGCCGAAGGAGCTGGGGCAGAGAATGCTGTACCGGGACCACAACATGACCGGCTGGTAACACTTCCCTTAGAGCTGGGGCCCGTTCCCATGGCAACGCAAGCAGTCCCTGGCCAGCAGCAAGGTGGAAGCTGGTGGCTGGGCCAGGCTGGAAGTTGGGGGGATGAGGCCCTCCTAAGGGGTCTGCTTGAGGGTGTGCAGCAGTTAGGGGAGAGGGGCTTTGATACCTGGGTGATGCCTCCTCTACTCCTCCCTCCCCAGGGCCTACAAAAAGATCGAGCTGGAGGATCTCAGGTTTCCTCTGGTCTGTGGGGAGGGCAAAAAGGTAAACTCCTGTGGTAGAGGTGGGAGAAGGCAGCAGGACCCACCACAATTTATCTAGGGATGTGggggttttccctgagggtaagggTGGAAGGGGGCTGTGGTTTCAGAGGGTCCAGGAGAGGACTACAGCAGCACCTCCTCCTCATTCCCTTCAGGCTCGAGTAATGGCCACCATTGGGGTGACCCGGGGCTTAGGAGACCACAGTCTCAAGGTCTGCAGTTCCAGTCTGCCCATCAAGCCCTTCCTCTCCTGCTTCCCTGAGGTGAGCCGTGTGGGGCCCCTGGCCACATCTTTGCTCCTCTGGGTGCCTTGGGTTGGCTTTCTTCAGGGCTCTCTTTAATCCCCAACCTCCCGGTCCACCAAACCCTGCACCTCGTCCTTTCTACCGTCTTCCCCTCTAGGTGCGAGTGTATGACCTGACACAGTATGAGCACTGCCCGGATGATGTGTTGGTCCTGGGGACAGATGGGCTGTGGGACGTCACCAGTGATTGTGAGGTAGCCGCCACTGTGGACATGGTGCTGTCAGCCTATGAGCCCAATGACCCCAACAGGTAGGGGCAGCATGGCATGGTGGTGGAGGGATGGCACTGGGGAAGGAAGGTGGGCAGAGAGAAGCAATGCTTGGGGACCCATATATGGGCTTCAGTATCATTCCCAGATAACATATTGATACTTAAAGTGCACATGTGCTTCTGGCAGGTACACAGCTCTGGCCCAAGCTCTGGTCCTGGGGGCTCGGGGCACCCCCCGGGATCGTGGCTGGCGTCTCCCCAACAACAAGCTGGGTTCCGGGGATGACATCTCGGTTTTTGTCATCCCCCTGGGAGGGCCAGGCAGTTACTCCTGAGAGAGACAGCCCCATCTCTCCCACTACCACCTCAGCCTCTCCTTGCCCACCCCTCTCCCAGCCCAAATGCTGAAGCTGTCCACTTGATTCTTCTTTAGAGGCAGTTTACTTGAAGATGGGGGTGTTACCTAGATCCAAAATTACTGCAATTGGTAAATAAATCCGATGGATAAAGTTGTGTGTCTTTATTTACTTTGCCTAGaagctgaaaggaaggaaaagttcTGTGGGGTAGTGGAAAGAACACCAGAACGGTTCCAAAATGTGTTCCCCCCCTCTTCTCTTCCTACTCCACACCCCCTCTGTGAGCATTCTCATCCACTCCTGTGGCTTCACTCATCTGCTGGTATCTTCCAAATCAGTATTTCCAGCCCAGGCCTTTCCTGTGCTTTAGACTTACACAACCCAAGTGTCTTTTGAACAACTCCTATATCCCACAGGTACttcagctcaacatacctcatcctGAATTCATCATTCCCTCCCATATCAATATACCTCATACTGACTTCATCATTCCCTCCCATAAACAtcttttctctcctggtttttccTCTTAGTGGGCACCAGCTCAGTTGTCCACATTAGAAGTCTTAGGGTTGATCCCCCTTggcttccatttcttctgtaTCAAACTGATCAATCACTAAGCCTTGCTggttatatgtttttaaatagcaCACCTTAGTTCTTTATTTTATCAGCCTCCTAACTCATCTCTGTCTCCAGGCCTCCTCTTAATAACCTGCAGACATAGCAACCAGAGTGACTTTTCCACAGTGAGAACCTAGGTTGGTTATTCCtctgtgagaacatttcatgagATCCTTTTTGCCTCAGGACAAAATACACACTCAACTGAGTGTGGCATATAAGGACTTTCATTACCTGCCCATTGCTTCCTTCTCCAGCCTCATCTTTCACCACCACCATCCTCAAATCCCACCCTCCTGGAGTTCCTcctattcattatttaaaatctaCACATCACCATATCTTGGACACTTCAGGTCTGGGGATCCCACAGCCCATGCATGCCCCATGACAGCCACTACCTCACTGTATTCTAACTGTCTCTATCAGGAGTCAGGAGGGCGTACAGCAGGGGCTCTAGAGTCCAGCTGTATGGATTCTGCTGCAAGACCCAAAATGAGCTCtgaaacctctctgagcctcaatttgctcagtaaaatggagaaattaatgGTACTACCTCATAAGGTTGTTGGGAAGATTAAAGTAACTAATGTGTATAGAGCCACATAATTAAtagagttcaataaatgttagctatcttTAAGTTGTCTGTATCCTGCATTTAGACTGTAAGCAGGCAGAAATCGATCCTCGGTGCATAACTCATAGTTCACACTCAATAAACGTTTATTGAGTGAGTTAATAGGTCCAGGTAGAGGGCTGCTCCGGATCTCCGTTTCCTCAGTTATCAAATGCGTGGCTTGCGTTTCAGATCTTTAAACTCTCTGTTATTTCGAACATTCATCCATTCAGCAAATATCTGTTGAAAATCTATTACGTGCCACATATGGTGCTAGAAAGTGAGGAAAGGACAGGTTAGAGGAGCATAGCCAGGAGAAAGCACCAGTTTTGGAGCCAGAAAAACCTGGGCTCGAATTCCTgccccttctctgagcctcagtttcctctctggCAAAAGAGATCGCGGAGGACCTGTGGTGAGGGTTGAGCGTTACAGCGTGCGCGTGTACCCAGCGGGCGCCAGGATACTGCAGACTTCCTCGTCCCCCATCTCGGTCCTCAGGGAAGGAGATCACAGGTGTACGCACCGACCCGGTGCGACAAGTTAGACTGGGCTAACTGCCCCTGGAGGCACACAAATGATACAATGGGAGTGAGAACTATAGTCCCAGCTGGGGATCCGGAAGGATTTCCAGGAGAGGGAGGTAGGAATTAGACATTTGGAAACCGCGGTTTGGGCCTGTAAGGTTCAGAAAGGTCTTCAAGGCTTGGGGGATGGCGCGGGGCAGGGTACTCACCAGGCAGTGGGGCTGCAGGGGGTGGGCGTCTTCCGCCCGGCCCGGGTTTCCAGCCTCGCCTCCCGCCAGGTCCCAGGTCGGGCCGGAGCGGACGGCTGCTCGGCCACCGGAGGGCAGCAGCGGCCCTTCCTGACCCCACCCCGAGCGCCTCTCAACTTTCCCGACGCCCGCCCGCGCCCAAGGGCTGGAAGGCGGGGCCGAGGCTGAGCTCTCGGGGGGCctgcccgcccctccccccccgcAGTCACGGTTGCTCCCCACTACTTTCGTCCCATCCCGGGACAGACGCCGCAGGTCCCAGGCCGCGGGGGCCCAGGGCGGGCGGAGCTAGGGGCCGCCCCCGGGCCGACCCTCCCCTTGCCGGGCCCGCCCTTCCCGGCCGGCCCGCCCCTCGCCGCCGCGGCGCTGAAGGAGGGCGAGGCGGGGCCCCTCGGGTCAGTCTCAGCCTCCCGCACCGGCCACGCAGCTGGAGGCGCCCGAGCGGAAGGTAGGCtgggccaggggccaggggctggggacgCGGGGGTCCTGCGCGCCGGGGCCCGGGAGAATACTTTCCGTCCCTCTCTGCGCCCGCCCGGGGAGGCGGCTTTGGACCGAGCGCGGGCCGCGTTCCCTCCCCTCGGACACGGCGTCCGGGGCTGTGCGGGGGCCGGGCCCGGTCGGCTTCTCCCGCGGTTGCAGCGAGGCGTCTCCGGGAGCTGCCGGCCAGGGCGTCTCACCTCCCAGTGTCCGAGCCCgagcttctttccttcctctcccgGCTTCCCGGAACCTGCCTCCGCCGGGCGAGGGGGCGACTTGGGGCGCCGCGAGGAGCCTCCGCCAGGCGCCGCAGCTCCCAGGCCCGGCGGCTCGCTTTGGACCcgggggaggagggggggagggggaggaggggggaagtGGGGGAGGTGGGTCCGAGTCCGACCGGGGGTGGGAATCCCCCCTCGCGGACCCCGCGAGTGGCGGGAATAGGGGCGGGGTGTGGCTGGTGGGGGCTGCCCGGCCGGGCTGGGTCTGGACCCCGCCCTAGATGATTCTGGAGCTTGTCTAGGGTGGGTGTTGGAGAGGCGCAAGGGAAAGACCCAGACACCTTCTTGTGGGGTAAAAGAATCTCCTTCCTTCCACTTCTAAGCTGGGCCAGAGATAACGTAGGGGATTCCGGCTGAGTCCTGCTCTCGCCTCTGGTTTTAAAGTTGAGGAGGAGAGCTCTCCTGCGAAGGATTGAGGGGCGGGTGGGTCCGGTCACAGTGTCTTGTCTCAGGGAAGGCCCCCGAAGTTCCAGGCTCCGTTCTAGCCTGCACGCGGGTTTAGGGGCTCCTGATGGGCTCCGTGGGGCGGATCCTCCGGGCTACCTCTCACAGGGAGCTAGCTGTTGTCCCTGCCATATTGGCCCTGGGCCTGGTGGCCTGGCCTGGCTGGGCCCCGGCTGCTCTCCTGCCCAACTAGAGCTCAAAGGGAGAGGCTTCTGATGGAGGCAGGGGCTTCGGATTACTGGGTGCTGCCCCCTGCCTTGGCGTTCTGGACTCTGCCTCCCGCAAGCGCTGCGACCTAAACTGCCCTACCAGAGCAGGGCGTACTCGGGTGACTGGCATTTGCCCCAGTGGTGATTTTTCTCCTAAACATCGCTCTCCCCAGATTGGGATTACGGCAGTCTGTCTTCACACAGCTGGACCAGTTGAGCAAATGAGAGTGGATGGGGAAGTTGGACAAAATCCTGATGTCAGTCACCTGAACGGGGTTATCAGGGAACCCCCCTTTTTGCAGGATGGTTTTCATTTTTGCAGGGGGGGGCTCTGCTGGCAGAGTGAATGCCTTCTTGCCTGCCTTTCGGGATACTCTGGGAGACTTTTGTGGCTGTGTGCTCTCAACTCCTATAAATTCTCTCTGACTCATTTCCACTTCCCCTCATCTCATTTTTGTGAATGtgtggaggggagggaggagcccAAGTCCCCATCGTTGAGAAGAACTAGCCTTGGGCTGGAGGATTCGCTTCCAAGAAGGCAGAGCTGTGAGGTGGTATGTGGGGAGCAAAGGAGTTCAGCCCAGTTTTGACAGGATGTGGgactgagagagaaaaagcctGGTTTGGGGCTGAGATCGGGTTACCATCCCCTTGTTTCTTAAACAATCCCTGCCTGATTGGTGCTGGGATTGGCCctcatttgtctcttcttttGGGGCTCCTCCCAGCCCGGGCTCTTTTTTCCACCCCTTTTCCAGCAACCTTGACTTCTTCTCAGCTTCAGAGCCCGCCCTCTCTTCCTCCCCTGCTGCTGTAGGCCTGAGAACCTCAGCTGGCTGGAGGTCTGCACCTCCCCAGGGAAGGAGGAAGTGAGGCTCAGTTCAGGGGCGAGGAGCTGGGAAGGTGTGATGAGCTGTGCAGATGCACAGCCCTGTGTGTTAGGGGTGGGGGCACATGGAAACCCCGGAAGCTGACTTCTTACCCTGAGTCACagggaggggtgggcagggcctTTGAGTTCTCTGGACagtggggaggagggggctgtTCCAGGGAGTGGGTGGAGGTGATTCCCTAGTGGATTATTTTCAGTCGCTCTGCTGTGGCTCTGTGTGGCTCCCTACAGTGTGGTCATTGTCCCCTGCCTGGGGCTGAGTGACCCAGTGTTGCTGCCAGGCCCAGGAGGAAGGGGGGAGGAAGGCAGGCTGCCCGAATGTGGGCTGTGGGCACTGCCAGGACTGAGCCTTCTTTGTGTGACTTGGAGCTTTGGGGACCGAGGGTGGGTTGGGCTAGGGAAGCCGGCTGGCTGCTGCCACTGTCCTCTGTCTGGATTTCCCTGCATCTACTCTTCTTCCCACCTCTAGGGTGACGTATAGAAAAGTCACACACTCTGACATTACACAGCCCTGCTTTGAGTTCTCTCCCTGTGTTTATGTGCCATGACTTTGAACACGTACCTTAACctcgctgagcctcagtttcctcgtttgTTGGGATGGGAAATACCGCACGTACCTGCCAGCCTTCTGGGGAATGAAAAAGACAATTTTTATCAAGATCTGGTACCTGGATTTATCTGGGGCTTGATAAATATCCTTGCCTTATCCTCATACCATCAGGTAGCTGGTTGTGCTGGCCTGTGGGACTCCTGGTCTGTGACTGGTCTGGAGTGGCTTGTGCTGAGTGAGGGACAATCTGTTGTAAATTGGATCTTAGCGATTACTAAACCTAACAATATCAAAATCGTGGTAATAAATTCTGCTTGAATACCAGATACATTAAGTAAATAAAAGCTGACTCCCCTGGACTCATATCTGAGCTCTAGGGTCCCACAGTGGGCGAGTGGTGAGTACGTTAGATCAAAACTCATGTTCTTTGGCTCCCGGGTGGGTTTTTCTTTCACCTCCCACTTCCGTATTCTAacccatggggtgggggtggggagtcctGTCCCTGAACCTGAGATTAGGAACTTCAAGCTCTGTTTCCTGAATGATTGATTCTTGGCAAAAACATGGCCTGAGTGAggcctcttccttcctttccctccctttgctggatgcctcagtttccaGGGGCATCTCAGGGAAGTGTTTTTGGACTTGGTTAACTTTTCCCCAAATTTCCCTGCTTCTTCCTTCCCAGGCCTAGCCATGGCTGCGATCCGAAAGAAGCTAGTGATTGTGGGGGATGGTGCCTGTGGGAAGACCTGCCTCCTCATCGTCTTCAGCAAGGACCAGTTCCCAGAGGTCTACGTGCCGACTGTCTTTGAGAACTACATTGCAGACATAGAGGTGGACGGCAAGCAGGTGAAGGCCAAGAGTCCCTTCCAAACCGCCTTGGCACCCTCTTACCCCCAGCGCCTTCCTGACTTTAGTCCCTTCCAGTCCGCCTTGGCACCCTCTTACCCCCAGCGCCTTCCTGACTTTAGTCCCTTCCAAACCGCCTTGGCACCCTCTTACCCCCAGCGCCTTCCTGACTTTAGTCCCTTCCAAACCGCCTTGGCACCCTGTTACCCCCAGCCCCTTCCTGACTTTAGTCCCTTCCAGTCCACCTTGGCACCCTGTTACCCCCAGCCCCTTCCTGACTTTAGTCCCTTCCAGTCCGCCTTGGCACCCTGTTACCCCCAGCGCCTTCCTGACTTTAGTCCCTTCCAGTCCGCCTTGGCACCCTGTTACCCCCAGCGCCTTCCTGACTTTAGTCCCTTCCAAACCGCCTTGGCACCCTGTTACCCCCAGCGCCTTCCTGACTTTAGTCCCTTCCAAACCGCCTTGGCACCCTGTTACCCCCAGCACCTTCCTGACTTTAGTCCCTTCCAGTCCGCCTTGGCACCCTGTTACCATCAGCCCCTTCCTGACTTTAGTCCCTTCCAGTCCACCTTGGCACCCTGTTACCCCCAGCCCCTTCCTGACTTTAGTCCCTTCCAGTCCACCTTGGCACCCTGTTACCATCAGCCCCTTCCTGACTTTAGTCCCTTCCAGTCCGCCTTGGCACCCTGTTACCCCCAGCGCCTTCCTGACTTTAGTCCCTTCCAGTCCGCCTTGGCACCCTGTTACCCCCAGCGCCTTCCTGACTTTGGTCCCTTCCAGTCCGCCTTGGCACCCTGTTACCATCAGCCCCTTACTGACTTTAGGATGTCCTGCCTCACCACCCACACGCTTCCTTGCTCTGTTCTCCATGCTGGAACTAGTACAAGATAGGAAGTGGAACTGTGGTCTTACAAAATCTGGGTACACCTCCTGGGTCTTCCACATATTGGCTTTGCATTCTGTGCTCATTCCCTTTGCCTCTGGGCTTAAGGTACCCCAGTTTGCAAAGTGGGGATGGTGTTGAAACTTCCAAGAGGTTGTTGGGAGAATTGACTAACATAATGGCAACTCACCACACAAAGATCCAATGGAGATATCTTATGCTTTAACAAAAATGTAGTTCCTTGATGTCCTGTGATGGTGATTAGCACAGTGGGTAGATGTTTGGTGAGCCTAAAGCATCAGTGATTTCAGAGAGGAGCTCTgggtggcagggctgggggtggggtttgTACCTGTGGCCCTCAGGCTTCCTACTTGCTGTCCTGTTAGGTGGAGCTGGCTCTCTGGGACACAGCAGGGCAGGAAGACTATGACCGCCTGAGACCTCTCTCTTACCCAGACACGGATGTCATCCTCATGTGTTTCTCCATCGACAGCCCCGACAGCTTGGGTGAGGAGGAGCAGATTGAGAGTGCTTGGAAGCAACCAGAGATGGCTTTTGCCTTGGCCTGTCTTCAGAGGCTGAGgagctgtggggggtgggggtgctcagGCCTTAACCTCCTTCCTATGGTAACTGGCCCTGGGGAGGGCTCAGCGGAAGGCGTACTGAGAAAGGGAGGGGTTGGTTTTAAACTGTGAAAGGGACTGTCATGCCAAACAGCCTCTAAGCCTGCTGTGAGGTGAGGGGCCCCCAGGGGAGCACTTTCTAGCCTAAGTGGAGGCATCAGCACTTGTTGGGACgtgtctgtgcagaaaacattcCTGAGAAGTGGACCCCGGAGGTGAAGCATTTCTGCCCCAACGTGCCTATCATTCTCGTGGGAAATAAGAAGGACCTGAGGCAAGACGAGCATACCAGGAGAGAGCTGGCCAAGATGAAGCAGGTGGATAGGGCGGCTGAGTGGGAAGCTGTTGGGGAGGAGGGCACCCTCTGAGGGGTGTGCAGACTGGGGAGGAAGAGGAGCTTCTCTCCAGCAGGCTGTCCTGTGCTGGGCGGCACTGTGGTACCCACCTTCTACCCCCCTGGGTCCCCTCCCTGGTGAGGGAGAATTGGAAGGGCCCTCAGAGTATCTCATCCGATTTCAGATGGgactcagaaaatgaaataacttgGCCCAAGTTGGCCAGGGCCACTTGGCATGTTTATTCCAGTTTATTGTCCATTCTGTGCTAGAAGGTGGGCCattaagatggaaaaaaaaatgtccttgaaGCTTCTTATAATAGATGTTTCACTTGGGGTGTGCAGGTGGTACCATCAGAGTCTACCTGGGGAGTCATGGGCTGACATGGATGTGGGGTGAAAGAGCAGGCTTGTTTGGGGACCTGGGAAGTAGCTCTCTAGCTGGAGGACTAGTTTATTGGAGAAAGCTGCCAGGGTAAAGAATGTAGACCATCCTGCAAAAACTTTATGGCAAAATTTGAAACTGGGGACAGACGTGGTCAGGTGTGCATATTAGAAAAATTATTCTGGCAGCTACAGAGGATGGAGTGGAGGAAAGTGAGAACGGGGACAGAGAGGTCAGCTAGGAGGTGGTGGGCCGTCATTCAGGCAAGAGAGGAATGTACTGTGCGGTAGGGTTGGATGGGGAAGGAGGGGGTAGAATGGAGGGAATTGTGAGGATCCTTGCGTGGGAGCTCCCCAACGTGACCGAGGCCTCTGCGTCTTGTGGGGTAAGGGCTGGAGGAGTCGCAGTTGGCTGAGGTGGTAAGAGGTGTAGCCAGCTTCCTTTGGCTTCTCACTGTTTGTCTTCCCAGGAACCAGTTCGATCTGAAGAAGGCCGGGACATGGCCAACCGGATCAGTGCCTTCGGCTACCTGGAGTGCTCAGCCAAGACCAAGGAAGGGGTGCGGGAGGTATTTGAGATGGCCACGCGGGCTGGCCTCCAGGTCCGCAAGAATAAGCGCCGGAGGGGCTGCCCCATCCTCTGAGGTCCCCACGGCCTCCCCTACTTACTCCTATCCCCCTCAGGGGAACAGAAACCACCGACCCCTCAGCCCAGCCCCACCCTTTAAAGACTCCACGCTGAAGGCACCTTTTCCAGTTCCCTCCAGCCCAGGACTGCATCATCTTTCCCCAGTCCCCGTGGTGGTGGTGGGCCCTCCTCTCCCAGTCCTCTGGGAACCTGGGCCTGTGCCCTGCCCTTCCT contains:
- the RHOC gene encoding rho-related GTP-binding protein RhoC isoform X1, which gives rise to MGVRTIVPAGDPEGFPGEGGLAMAAIRKKLVIVGDGACGKTCLLIVFSKDQFPEVYVPTVFENYIADIEVDGKQVELALWDTAGQEDYDRLRPLSYPDTDVILMCFSIDSPDSLENIPEKWTPEVKHFCPNVPIILVGNKKDLRQDEHTRRELAKMKQEPVRSEEGRDMANRISAFGYLECSAKTKEGVREVFEMATRAGLQVRKNKRRRGCPIL
- the RHOC gene encoding rho-related GTP-binding protein RhoC isoform X2 yields the protein MAAIRKKLVIVGDGACGKTCLLIVFSKDQFPEVYVPTVFENYIADIEVDGKQVELALWDTAGQEDYDRLRPLSYPDTDVILMCFSIDSPDSLENIPEKWTPEVKHFCPNVPIILVGNKKDLRQDEHTRRELAKMKQEPVRSEEGRDMANRISAFGYLECSAKTKEGVREVFEMATRAGLQVRKNKRRRGCPIL